ATCAGGAAACGCAAACCCCTGCGCTCCAGCGTCTGCAGCAGCAGGGCCGACGCGCTCCTGTCGAGCTGGCGGTCCATCAGGCTGTCGGTGTCGTGCACGACGGTCACCGACATGCCCTGGCGCATGAGCCCGTTCGCCGCCTCCAGCCCAAGGAGACCGCCGCCGATGATCACGGCGTGGCGGTGACTGCGCGCAGCCGCGAGCATCGTTTCGACGTCCTGGATGTCGCGAAACGCGATCACCCCAGGCAACTGATGACCCGGCACCGGAATCAGGAATGGCTTGGAGCCGGTTGCGATCAGCAGCCGGTCGTAGCCCACCTCGATGCCGCTTTGCGAGCGCACGATGCGGCGCTTGCGGTCAATCGCGGCCACCGGGTCGCCCGCATGCAGCCGGATACCCTTGTCCGCATACCAGTCGCGCGTATTGAGGATGATCTCGTCGACGCGCTTCTCGCCCGCGAGCACCGGCGACAGCAGGATGCGGTTGTAGTTGCCGTACGGCTCGGCGCCGAACACGGTGATGTCGTAGAGATCCGGCGCGAGCTTCAGCAGCTCCTCGACCGTGCGCATGCCGGCCATGCCGTTGCCGACCACCACCAGACGCGGGCGGGAAGGCGCGATGAGCGATGCGCCTCCCGAGCCCGGCGCGGCGTGCTCATGTCTCATGCCGCGACCCACACCTTACCGCTCTCGATGCGCACCGGATACGCGTTGACGGAATTCTCGGGCGCCTCGAGGCATTCGCCGGTGCGCAGATCGAAATGATGCTTGTAGATCGGCGAGGCCACCACGATGCGCTCGCCGAGGCTGCCGATCAGCCCGCGCGAGAGCACCGCCGCCTGCGAACCCGGATCGAAGTTGTCGATCGCGTAGATGCCCGCTTCCGCGTCGCCGGTGGTCACGTGAAATACCGCAACCTGCTCGCCGTTGACAAGCGCGCACACGCCGGTATTCGGAACGATGTCGTCGAGCGCGCACACGGGCATCCAGGATTGCGGAAGTCGATCGTTGTTCATGCTGAATTCCTCAAGGTTGGTGGGGCGGAGGGCCATGCGGTCTCTGCGACCACGGAGTTTTCGTCCGGCAAATAAAAAGGCGTCCCGCGGAACCAGTCATCAGGTGACTGGATTCGGGGGACGCCGTTGTCCAAAAGCCAAGGAATCTGCAGAGCGACTTTTGCTGCATGCTGGC
This genomic stretch from Paraburkholderia caffeinilytica harbors:
- the nirD gene encoding nitrite reductase small subunit NirD — protein: MNNDRLPQSWMPVCALDDIVPNTGVCALVNGEQVAVFHVTTGDAEAGIYAIDNFDPGSQAAVLSRGLIGSLGERIVVASPIYKHHFDLRTGECLEAPENSVNAYPVRIESGKVWVAA
- a CDS encoding NAD(P)/FAD-dependent oxidoreductase, whose amino-acid sequence is MRHEHAAPGSGGASLIAPSRPRLVVVGNGMAGMRTVEELLKLAPDLYDITVFGAEPYGNYNRILLSPVLAGEKRVDEIILNTRDWYADKGIRLHAGDPVAAIDRKRRIVRSQSGIEVGYDRLLIATGSKPFLIPVPGHQLPGVIAFRDIQDVETMLAAARSHRHAVIIGGGLLGLEAANGLMRQGMSVTVVHDTDSLMDRQLDRSASALLLQTLERRGLRFLMKARTAEIVGPERVTAVRFDDGMEIPADLVVMTAGVRPNIELAKQAGLHCERAIVVDDTLQTYDPRVYAVGECVQHRTATFGLVAPIWDQARVCGAHLAGAGHRRYVQRATATKLKVTGVDLYSAGDFVGGPDSEDLVLRDPRRGIYKRLVIEGSRVIGAVLYGDVKDGAWYFELIQNRTDIAPLRSRLLFGKALCEAQPA